The Dehalobacter sp. DCM sequence AGCCCTCCCCGCGCTGGGAGCAGAGCAGGGTCTTTGCCGTCAGATACTTCAAGGTCAGATGGTCACGGATATTGACCGCCGTGTTGGACAGGTTTCTCTTGATCTTGTTCAGGAATTTCTTCATTTAAATATACCTCCAATATGTTTTGATAGAATTGTTGTGTGACAAGGATGGCAGGACCTACAGTCCCGCCATCTGCATGCCGGAGCGCTGCTCCGGCGCCTGTTCAAAAGGGGATGCTTCCGCCTTCTGCTGGTTCTGTGCCTGGCTCTGCGTCAGAGCCTGATGGTAAGCGTCAATGACGGCGTTGTTCAGCTGCTCCCGGAATTCCTTGGTTACCGGGAAGCAGATGTCCTTGTATTCACCGCTTCCGGCCTTGTAGCTGGGCATGGCGACGAACAGCCCCTTGGTGCTGTCCATCACCTTCACGTTGCGGATGGCAAAGCAGTCATTCAGATTGACGGATGCGATGGCTCGGATATTGCCCTCCGGCCGGATGGAGCTGATCTTCACATCCACCTTCATGGGCAGGGGCTGTTCCGCGGCGGTCTGCGCATCCTGCTGGGGAGCCTTGGACGTTGCCTGGATTTTACTCATGGTCGATTCCTCCTTTTATAATTTAAAGATGAAAAAACAGCCTTTCGGCTGAGGGTTACTTGGGTCACATACTCATCTGCGGGCCTTGTGTCTGTTCCTGCTCCGATCCCTGAAACGGTATCTCCCGGAAGCCGAAGCGGTCGACATAGTGGAAGGAGCTGCCGGACTCGTCGTACAGCTCTACTACATCAGACATAGAGAGGCTATGTCCCTCGTAGCCGGGCGGGTGGTCCAGGTTGAATTTGGCATAGAGCTCCTCCAGATCGTTGGTTTCCACTTCGCCGTCGTATACCGCTTGGTAATTGGCAGGGTCCGGCTCCCCGAAGCGCTCCGTGAGTTCGTCGTATCCGATGAATTTCATCATGATATCGGCGTCGGGCTTCAGCTGATGCACCCTGCATTTCTTCAGCACCTGCAGGTTGCCCTCCGGGTCGAGCTTACCTGCCGCCAGACGGTCAAAGGTACCGGGCATCCACTCGATGTTAAGCCCTCTGGTGTTTGAAAGATAGGATTTCAGCTCATCGTTTTCAAACATCGGGTCCACTATGGCCGTATCCCGTTTGGTGTCTAGATAGCCCGCCGTATTGCCATAGTAGAGAATGCGGTTGTTTTTGATTTGGATTCCGTTCATATAGCACCTCCTTGCATCACATTCCTCCCATTGTCTGCTCCATGCCAGATTCCTGGGATGCAGACTCCTGAGAAGTCCATCCGGTCATGGATTTGATGACCATGGCTTCCTCCTGGATTTTGGACACGCCCAGCTTTTCGTTGTTGTAATCGGCCAGCTCCCGGTTCTTTTCCAGATTGCCGGTATCCCAATCCGATTTGTAGTATCCGGTTTCGCCATGCTTGACGCAGATCAGGCTCCCATCACTGGTCAAGGTAGAAAAGCACATTTCCGGCAAATCCTGTTCTGCATCCAGGAGCTTTTGAAGCTGGCTCATTTCCTGCTGACGCTTGTCGTAGATATATACATAGGCATTGTAATCGCCCTGGATCGGCGTACACCGCAGACAGTAACGGTAATGCTCGCTTTCTGCAACAAACCCATAGCTTCCTCTGGAGCCGTCACCCAGCTTGCTGTCACCATGGTCGTAGCAATATTCCGACATTACGGAGAGATTTCTCAATGGTCCAGTCTTTCGAAGCTCGTTCACGAAGGACTGAAGCTCCGACTTGAATTCCGGTGTATTCAGCGCGTCCTCGTTGTGCGGCCACCAGGTTGACAAGAACTCCCTGCCTCCATGCCCAAAGTCGACGCGCAGGTGGCCGACCGTTCCGAGTTCATGATCCTTCTCATCCTGAGAATAGAACAGCCCCGCTTCCTCAGTCGAAGCGGGGCGCAGACAAAGCCTTTGGTTTTCAGCGTTCATTGGCGATTCCTCCTTTTCTGCTTTCCGTCAATTCTACAAGGTTACTCAAAGTAGAATGTGACGGAATAAGTGATGTTTGACTTGTTATACATGCACGTATGGTTCGTGTAGTAGTAAAACTCCAGCTGGCTGTAGATTCCGGCCGCCAGTGTACGGCTGAAGGTGATGCCGTTGGTGGTGGTCTGGTAGTCCAGTTGGTCCCACTGTCCGGTCAGGACGTTGTACCCGCGGACGCGGCCGTAATCCTGACCGCTGTGCCCATCAACCGGTGGCACCGTGAACGTATAGCTGGTGATGGTTGCGCCTGCGATACCCTGTTCCAGGATGACCGATTCGGGACCTGTCAGCGTCATGCCGCCACCGTGGGTTGAATCAGATACGAAAAATACAATAGCTGCCCAGGGCGACTCAGCTCCGGTGGAGTCCACCGCCTTGACGCGCACCACATTCTTGCCCAATGGGTAGGCGGTACTGGTTTGAGCCGGCCTACCCTCCCACACATAGGTGATGGCGTCGCCGTCCGGGTCGGTGCTGCTTGCTGTGATAGTGATCGCTACACCGGGAGCTATACTGTTGCCATCCGGCGTTCGGGTAATGACGGGCGTGGTCGGCGCCGAGTTGGTCACTGTGAAGGAGATGGCAGTCCAGTCGGAATAAAGCCCCCAGGCATCCTTTGCCCGGACATAGACTGTATGGCTACCCACGGCATAATAGCTGTCGGAGGTGTTTCCGGAGTATTCCAGGGTAACGGAATCCCCATCCGGGTCGGAAGCGTAGGCATAGAGGTTGACCAGGAGATTACCATCCTTGGCTGTTCTGGTTACCGAGGCGCTTCCTGAAGGCTTGTTTGGCGCGTTGTTGGTGATAGCAATGCCCTGCGAGTAGATGAAGGTTCTGCCTGCGCTGTCGGTAGTGCTGGCCGTCAGGACATAGCTTCCGGTGCTGCTGATGGCTATGGTGCCGCCGCTGTTTGACAGGCTTCCGGTATAGCTGGCCGCGCTGCCATCCTTTGTCAGCGACCAGTTGAGGGTTCTGCCCTCCAGCCCGGAGGTCGACGGTAACGACACGCTGAATCCGGAGCCGATGTGAGCCGAGGAAGGAAGCGTGAACGCAAAGCTGGCAATGGGTTTGACTATTCCGGTTCCGGAGGTGAAAGTGAAATTCCGCCCGTTGGTATCGGTGATCACTGCCTGCAGTTTCACGGAGATGGTTTTATCCGTATAGATACGCAGACTGCCGCCGCTGATTCCGAGGGTGCCTGTTGCATACTCCGTGTAGGGCTTCGCCCCACCGCCATCCACTGAGATATACCAGTTGACAGAGGCTCCGCTCAGCTCGGTGCCGGAGGCGGTGACTGCCATAGACTCGCCGCTGTAGGTCAGCGATGGGATGCTGATGCTCATGGTTGGGATGGGGGATATTGTGAGGCTCCGGCTTCTCGTAAAGGTCCGGCCGGTGGGGTCCGTCATGGTCAGGACGAGTTCATACTGGCCCTTCGAGGGGAAGGTGATCGCGCCGCCATTCTTGGTCAGGGTGCCGGAAACATAAGTAGAATACGGTTTGGCATCACCAGTGCCCTGAATGATCGTCCAGTCCCCGGTGAGATTATCCAGATCGGTACCGCTGACGCTGACCGTCCCGGCTTCCCCGGTGTACCAGGGCTGCGGGATGCTGATGCTTATGGTCGGGATGGGATACACCGTGAAGCTCCGGGTTTCCGTAAAGGTACGGCCGTTGGTGTCCGTCATGGCCAGGATTAGTTCATACTGTCCCTTCGTGGGGAAAGTGATTGTGCCGCCGTCCTTGGTCAGCGTGCCTGTAGCGTAAGTGGAATACGGCTTTGCATCTCCATTTCCTTGCTTGATGGTCCAATCTGCGGTGAGGTTTTCCAGATCGGTACCGCTGATGCTGACCGTTCCTGCTTCGCCGGCATGCCAGGTCTGCGGGAGACCGACTGACATTGTTGGGATGGGAAAGACGATAAAGCTCTGGCTTCGTACAAAGGTGCGGCCGGTGGGGTCTGTCATTGTGAGAATCAGCGTGTATTGTCCTTTTGTCGGGAAGGTGATCGTCCCGCCTGTTTTCGTCAGGGTGCCGGAGGTGTGGATGTAATAGGACTGTGCGCCGCCGTCGCCCTGAATGATCGTCCAGTCTGCGGTGAGGTTATCCAGATCGGTACCGCTGACACTGACCGTTCCGGTTTCACCGGCGTACCAGATCTGCGGAACATCTAGCAGGATGGACGGGATGGGATAGACTGTGGTGGAGGCGCTGTAAGAGAACACACGGCCCAGGGCATCCGTCATGGAGGCGGTCAGGGTGTATTCTCCAACCTCTTTGAACTGGATTTTGCCGCCGTAAGCGTTCAGGCTGCCCTCCAGCGCATCGGTGAGCTCTCTCGGCTTGCCGTCCTTTGTGATCGTCCATTCCACCGGCAGCACATTATTGTTGCCGCGGGTTCGAAGGTCGACAGTGCGGTCGGTATGCGTTGATGCCGGCAGCTCAAAGGAAATATTCAGCACCGGCAGGACTTCGATCTTACCGCCGTCCTCGTAGAGGAACACGCGCCCGGTTTCATCGGTGATCCTTGCAATGAGCTCATAGGTTCCGGCATGTTTAAAGCGGATGGTTCCTCCATCATTGTCCAGAGTCCCGTCGATGTAGGTCGCAAGATCTTGGAATCCGAAGCCGTTCTCCAACAGCCATTCCACTTTTAAGTTCCCTAATTCCAAGGTTTTCGGAATCACAGAAACTTCGGTGTCGGTGTGTGCGGTTTCCGGCAGCTTATATGTGATGCTGGGTACCGGATAGACCTTGATGGGTGAGGTATAGCTGTAGGTCCGTCCCGCCGGGTCGACGAAGGCGGCTTTTAGCACATATTCACCCTTTTCCTTGAAGCGGACGGTGCTGTTCATATCCGTGAGCGTTCCTTCGATGCAGTCGGCAACAGATACAGCTTTGCCGTC is a genomic window containing:
- a CDS encoding SpoVG family protein is translated as MSKIQATSKAPQQDAQTAAEQPLPMKVDVKISSIRPEGNIRAIASVNLNDCFAIRNVKVMDSTKGLFVAMPSYKAGSGEYKDICFPVTKEFREQLNNAVIDAYHQALTQSQAQNQQKAEASPFEQAPEQRSGMQMAGL
- a CDS encoding YodL domain-containing protein yields the protein MNGIQIKNNRILYYGNTAGYLDTKRDTAIVDPMFENDELKSYLSNTRGLNIEWMPGTFDRLAAGKLDPEGNLQVLKKCRVHQLKPDADIMMKFIGYDELTERFGEPDPANYQAVYDGEVETNDLEELYAKFNLDHPPGYEGHSLSMSDVVELYDESGSSFHYVDRFGFREIPFQGSEQEQTQGPQMSM
- a CDS encoding S-layer homology domain-containing protein, with the protein product MNLKDKRKCILAVFLLAVLLVTSGLYIAYRLHPELFIGQNDIITRGEFAAELAKELKLDTAGSEKDTPSFSDIDGHWAEKYIEALVDAGIIDPADYPDGFKPDEPITRAEIIKMMVRAKGQDEEAKNTQGHSGYDDQSDIADDDKGYVIVGKEDGIIGDTDDDKIHPNDPVTKGEADDMIDKADPKPSTPTPSPTTPATDTTTPTPTPMPTDPDKEKPTPTPSPTPTPTPTPGGGSGGGSYYVPDAQVRFDLPETAHTDTEIKVMPVWKYMQSFTWTMTKSAVDGSEQPVALANAVTGSLGLEGGTIQFKEEGKYTLTATAKNARGKETVLSKTVTVYPVIDLTFDMLETTHTDKSVTLTFPLEKLYGHDIVWTVVKDGEAVQTADILDGTLRNDGGTFVFKTKGSYTLTATITDETGRIFTHAESTKVYPLVGITFTLPVASHTDKTVEVSTTLTENGGLSVVWSLTKNGKAAVLSDELEGTLTDAGGSIRFKDKGVYMLTGTLTDETGRTFEASQTVTVYPVGSVGFYLPEIAHTDTSVLVKATFQNLGTAEIQWSLIKDGKAVSVADCIEGTLTDMNSTVRFKEKGEYVLKAAFVDPAGRTYSYTSPIKVYPVPSITYKLPETAHTDTEVSVIPKTLELGNLKVEWLLENGFGFQDLATYIDGTLDNDGGTIRFKHAGTYELIARITDETGRVFLYEDGGKIEVLPVLNISFELPASTHTDRTVDLRTRGNNNVLPVEWTITKDGKPRELTDALEGSLNAYGGKIQFKEVGEYTLTASMTDALGRVFSYSASTTVYPIPSILLDVPQIWYAGETGTVSVSGTDLDNLTADWTIIQGDGGAQSYYIHTSGTLTKTGGTITFPTKGQYTLILTMTDPTGRTFVRSQSFIVFPIPTMSVGLPQTWHAGEAGTVSISGTDLENLTADWTIKQGNGDAKPYSTYATGTLTKDGGTITFPTKGQYELILAMTDTNGRTFTETRSFTVYPIPTISISIPQPWYTGEAGTVSVSGTDLDNLTGDWTIIQGTGDAKPYSTYVSGTLTKNGGAITFPSKGQYELVLTMTDPTGRTFTRSRSLTISPIPTMSISIPSLTYSGESMAVTASGTELSGASVNWYISVDGGGAKPYTEYATGTLGISGGSLRIYTDKTISVKLQAVITDTNGRNFTFTSGTGIVKPIASFAFTLPSSAHIGSGFSVSLPSTSGLEGRTLNWSLTKDGSAASYTGSLSNSGGTIAISSTGSYVLTASTTDSAGRTFIYSQGIAITNNAPNKPSGSASVTRTAKDGNLLVNLYAYASDPDGDSVTLEYSGNTSDSYYAVGSHTVYVRAKDAWGLYSDWTAISFTVTNSAPTTPVITRTPDGNSIAPGVAITITASSTDPDGDAITYVWEGRPAQTSTAYPLGKNVVRVKAVDSTGAESPWAAIVFFVSDSTHGGGMTLTGPESVILEQGIAGATITSYTFTVPPVDGHSGQDYGRVRGYNVLTGQWDQLDYQTTTNGITFSRTLAAGIYSQLEFYYYTNHTCMYNKSNITYSVTFYFE